One Paenibacillus sp. SYP-B4298 genomic window, ATGCCAATCGCCTGCTCGCTCTTGCCACCGCAGTAGATATAAGCGGTATCAATCGTGTTGCCGCCAATGCCCACATAGGCGTCCAGATTAGCGCATACCAGCTCATAGACCTCCGGCGCGAAATAATCGGAGCCCATAATGAGCCTTGAAACCCCCTGATTCAATCCTTCAATCTGAATATGCTTCAACCGTTTCCCTCCTATCGAATCTCGATGCGCTTGCGCTCATGGATCGAAGTCAGGCAAGCATCGATGACCTTCATATTGGCGACCGCATCCGACGGGTCAAACCGTGGCCCCCGCTCCTTCCAGACAGCGGCTGCAAAATCATCCGCCTGCAGTGAATAAGCATTCAGCGCCGGCTGCTCCACTTCTCGCTTGCCCTCCTTCGTAATAACGAAGAAGTTCGGGCTCTGGATGAATGCAGTCGGCACCTCAATCCGCCCCTCAGTCCCCAGCACCTCCAACGTATTGCGGAAGTCGGCCCACATCCCACAATCAAACGTGAGCGCAACGCCGCCGGAAAACTCCAGCATACCGGAGGCCATCATATCCACACCGTCATGCTCGGGGGACAGCAGCCCGTGCACGGAGACCGCCTCCGGCTCCTCGCCCAGCAACAGCCGAGCCGCGCTGATTGGATAACAGCCGACATCATAGATCGAGCCGCCTCCCCACTCCTTGCGGTAGCGCACGTTGTTGCTGTCGCCAGCATTGTTGAACGTGAACGTCCCATGCAGGCCGCGCACCTCCCCGATCTCGCCCGATGCAATAATATTCTTGATCACCTCATAGCGCGGATGATGGCGATACATGAACGCCTCCGCCAGATGAACGCCTGCCGCTGCACAGGCCTCGACCATACGCGCCGCCTCCGAAGCATTGAGCGCAATCGGCTTCTCGCACAGCACATGCTTGCCCGCCTGTGCTGCTCTCAGCGTCCACTCCATATGAAGATGGTTAGGGAGCGGGATATAGACCGCATCAATCGATGTATCGTTTAACAGCTCCTCATAGCTGCCATAGGCAACAGGGATATTCAGTTGTTCAGCCGTCTCCTGCGCCTTAGCCACATCGCGGCTGGCGATTGCCGCCACCTCGCCGGTCTGTGAACCCTGAATGCCGGGAATAACCGACCGCTTGGCAATCCCTGCGCAGCCGAGCACGCCCCATCGCAATTTTTTAGACATCGTTGCACCCCTCAATCTTGGAATTACCCTTATTATAAGTCATCAATCACAGAAGCGATATAAAAGGGTTTTCATAGCAATATAACAATATTCATCTATCCCCCAAGCCTATCCCTTGTCTAACGGGAACCCTCAGCCTGTACGGCTGTCCTCTATCATAATAAAAAACCTTCAACATGCAAGAGCAGATTGAAGGTTCATTCCGTAATAATAGGGCTAACAGGCCTTGGTTATGGCTCTATCTTAGCGTGCAGCTCAAGCGATGTGAAGACCGCTCTGTCCATCGAACCGCTATAAGCGACTATACGAGATCGCAAGCCTCTACCGGCATCCAATGCTCATCCTGTCCATCCCATTTCACATTGCAGCCGATCGGATTGGTCATCGGTACCGATACCCCGGAGCCGGACAGCACCTCAGCCAGAGCTCTGTCCAGATCATTGACCGTCATCTTGCTGGTGTCGCGCGGCGAGTCGACGCCTCGTCCTGTGTAGACCAGCTTGCGTTCCCCGTCAAACACATAGAAATGCGGCGTGCGCAACGCGCCATATGCTTTGGCAATGCTCTGGCTCTCATCATGAAGGTAAACCCACGGGAAGCGCTCCTCCTCCATAACCTCAACCATACGTGCAAACGAATCATCTGGCTTGGTATTGACGCTGTTCGAGTTAATGCCGACAAATCGCACACCGCGATCCGCATATTTAAGCGCTGTCTCACGAGTGATGGCATTGGAGCCGACAACATAGGGACAATGATTGCAAGTGAAAAACACGACCAGCAGCGAAGCGTCCGCAAAATCCGTTAAAGCATACGTTCTTCCGTCTGTTGCAGGCAACGAGAAATCCGGGGCCTGAGCACCGATAGGCAATGTAAATGACATGTGTAACCATCTCCTATTCATCCGTATTAGAGCCTGTCCTCCAACCCGCTCCCGTTAGCGTTAGAAGACACACTCCTCCAAGCTGAAATAGGGATTTCTCCCGCTTGGAGTATAGCAAACCAGGCTGCAGATGTCCATGAGGGATACTACTGCAGACCAGCCGCCTTGAATACGCTGTCAAATGCCGCTTGCGATCGAGCAAGCAGCTCCGCCTCCGACTGTGCCGGTGGCTGCGGAGTCAGAATCTCCTGAGAGACCACCCCGCGGTAGCCGATGGTCTGGAGCGAACGCAGGAAGAGCGGGAGATCGATGACGCCTTCACCCGGATAGATGCGGTCATTATCCAACGCCTCCGTCACCGGAACAGGCTTGGCATCATTGAGATGCACATGGACGATCTGCGCTGGATTCAGCTCCAGCAGCTCTCGCTCTGTGCCTTCATTCGTGTACCAATGATAGGCATCAAGCAGCAGTCCGACATTAGGGCGTCCGATCGCGCCGATCCAATCTAGCGTCTCTGCCATTGTCCAGAGGAACGGATTCGCCCAGTGGGTACGCAGATGATGCGGACCGACAAACTCCAGCCCCAGGCTTATCCCATAGCCATCCAAAATATCCGCGCAGATGCGCAGACGCCTTGTCGCCACCACCGCAAAATGGGCAGCCTTCTCATCGGTGGAAGGCAGCACATATGTGCAGCACGCCTTCACGCCGAACGACTCGGCCCACTGCGCCGCCTGTGCCAATGCAGCCAACTGGCTGCGGAAGGTGGCCTCGTCCTGCCTCCATTCCACTGGCAAGGCGATGGCGCCAATCCGCATGTTGAGCGATTGCAGCAGCTCCTGCGCCGTCGCCAGCCCTGTCTGCTGCGCCCAGCCCTCCAGCTCCGCTCCACTTGAATCGACCGCGCCAAATCCATGTGCTGCCGCCTGACGGACGAATTGCTCCAATGACGCGCTCATGCCGATTCCCGATCTTGTCAACCCTTTAATCATCGTCTAATCCCTCCTCGTATCAGTAGCTTACCCTTGATGTATCAGTTCAGTTGTACCATGCCGCTCACCGCTATTCAAGGTGCAGCAGAGGATTGAACAGCCTCACTGTGCCCATGCCGCGCCGTATGGACGCGTCGGCACAGCTTCCTGTCCGCTTTCTATACTTTATTCCTTGTGAAAAAGGAGAATCAGGGAAGCAACTCGAATAAAGATAAGGAATGCACTTATAGAAAGGTTGATTCGCAAATGTCCAAGCTGTCTGTAGAACAGATCAACTATCTTGGGGAGCAGGCTGTTCATGTGAGCACTCCCCAATTGGAAGCGGTTATCGTCCCGGCATGGGGAAGCAATCTGATTGAGCTGAACTGGCGTGAGACGAACACTCCTCTGCTGCGTGCGCCACAAACCCGCGAGCAGTTTCTAGAGACGCCTGCGCTGTATGGTACACCAGTGCTGTTCCCTCCGAACCGGATCGATGGCGGCGAATTTGAATTCAATGGCCGCACCTATCGCTTTCCATTGAATGAGTCCAATCGCGGCAATCATATCCATGGCGTGCTGCAGGACATTCCATGGAAGCTTCACCGCGCTGAGGTGGAGGGCAATCAGGCCATCGTAGAGACGACGGTCGATTCCAAGGAGGTGCCATCCGTGTTCGAGGCGCTCCCGCATCATTTTACCGTGAAGCTGCAACTGATCTTCGAAGGCGGATCGGTGATCAAGCGCTTCATTCTCGACAATCTCGATCATGAGCCGCTCCCGTGGGGCGTCGGCTACCACACAACGTTCAACTTCCCGATCTCGCCTGAGGGCTCGGTGGAGCGCAGCACGTTCAAGCTGCTTACCGACCGCATCTGGGAATTGACCGATCGGCTGCTGCCGACTGGCGAGCTGGTTGAGATTCCTTACGCGGCAGAGCTGAACGCGGGCATGTCGCTGAGCGGCATGCCGCTGGACACAGTCTATCAGGTGCCGGAAGGCGCCGAGTGCGTTGCCGTGCTTACCGACCCGGATGCCGGACTGCAGATCACGTACAGTGGCGACAGCCACTTCGGACAGTGGGTTGTGTACAATAATGATGCCAAGTCCGGCTACCTGTGCCCTGAGCCATACACCTGGGTAACGAATGCGCCGCATCTTTCCTTGCCTGCCGAGCTGACAGGCTTCCGCGCGCTCGCGCCAGGCGGTCATGTAGCTGCCGACACCCGCATTGATGTGGTTGCCCTTGCGCCGAACAAAGCCTAACTTGTCATTGTTCGATCTGCTTGTTCCATCCGCATCGCAGTAACAGGCTTCTGTCGGGGAGAGCCGGCTTCTCCGCCGCGCCTTCCCCGCTCCCTGGCTGACGTACTGCTCCAGATGCAGCGGGTGGCGATATTTCATCTGACCCGCGTCATCGCCATAGCCTCCAGATGACTCCGTTCCTTTGCAACGCAGCAACTGCTTGTTCCACACCGTAGACCTCCAGATACCGATTTACGCACATATTTCTGAATTATCACAATATTGTAAACCGAATTTAAGGCTTTTTTAATATTCCTGCGTTATACTGTTCTCAAATCAATTCTTATAGGTATTGGAGTGATTAAGGATGAGAACCATGATTTCATTTCAAAATAAAAAAATCCCTGTATATATTACCGAATCCAACAAAAAAACATTGGACAAGCTGGCACAAACCTTGAACCGCAAATGGGAAACCGGCAAAAATGCGCTCAAAAACTGCCTGCGCTCGCTGATCAGTGTTGAGATTGTCGGCAGTGAAGCGACACTGCATGCGATTAACGAGAAGGACACCTTGACCATCTCACTATACTAAGGAATGACCGCCTTGACCGATCGTCAAGCAAAAGCCTGTGTTCCGCCTGGCCGCATTCTCTCCCGCGCAAATATCCCCTGAACCAAGCTACATTGCCTGATTCAGGGGATATTTGTGTGCCTACAGCTCCACTACGGCTTTGATTACACTTGCCTCCGGCCGCAGCCAGCCTGCAAATTCACTGATCATGTCGTCCAGGGCAGCCCGGTGGGTAATGAAGCTGTCCACATCGATCCGACCGCTCTCCACCGCCTGCACGACGAGCTCGAAGTCCTCCCGAGTCGCATTGCGACTGCCCATCATCGTCAGCTCCCGCTTATGGAATTCTGGATCGCTGAACGTAATCTCGCCCTTCACCAGCCCGACATATACCAGCGTGCCGCCATGCGCAACATAATGCAGCGCCTGCATCATCGATTGCGCATGACCTGTTGCATCGAACACGATCAGCGGATAGTCACCGCCCGTTAAGTGCTCCAGCCGCTCCTTCGGATTATGGAGCGCATGCACCGTCTCCTCTGCCCCTGCCCACCTGCGGCAATACGCCAGCCGTTCCTCCTGAATATCCATCGCTATGACTCGCGCGCCGCGATGCTTGGCCAGCGCCATAACGCCGAGCCCGATCGGCCCCGCGCCGATCACAAGCACCGTATCGCCCGCCTGCAGCCCGGAGCGCCGCACCGCATGGGCGCCGATGCTGAGCGGCTCCAGCATAGCCGCCTGATCGAGCGTCAATTGATTGACCACGACGAGATGGCTCGCTGGAACGGCAATCCGCTCGCTCATCCCGCCATCCCGATGCACGCCCAGCACCTGCATATGCGTGCAGCAGTTCGTCTTGCCGCTGCGACATGCGATGCATTGTCCGCATTCCATATAGGGAATGACGGTTACCCGATCTCCTGCGCGCACCTCTGTTACGGACGGATGCACCGCCTCCACCTCGCCCGCCAGCTCATGGCCGAGCACACGCGGGTAGGTGAAGAAGGGCTGGTTGCCCTTATAGGCATGCAGGTCGGTTCCGCATATTCCGATCCGCCGTATCCGCACGATCGCTTGTCCTTCGGCCAGTTGCGGCTCCGCGGCTTCTCTCATCACGAGCTGATCCGGCTGCTCGCATACAATTTGCTTCATGTCGCTCCTCCTCCTCATGCATCATCAGGGCTGGCAACAGCGCATTACAGTTGAAGTTCTTCGTTATACTCCCTCAGGCCGCTGCTCCACGTCCGATTGTGCACCGGAGCGAGAATTTCCATCACCGCACACAGGAGCTGTTCATCCAGCGGTTCTTCCAGCCACTGAATATTCTGCATCATATTATCCGGGTTAGCCGTGCTGACCAGCGTTGTCGGAATGTCCGGGCGTGAGGTCGAATACTGCACCGCCAGCTTGGCAATCGGCGTCCCCTGCTGCTCACAGAACAGTGCCGCCCGCTTGCAGACTGCCTTGATCTCCTCTGCCGCCGGATGCCAGTCCGCTGTGCCGCGGGTGCCCAGCAGTCCCATCGACAAGGGCGAGGCATTGATCAGCCCGGTGCCGCGCTGCTTAATGAATGGCAGCAGTCCCAGCAGCGTATTATCATTCAGCGAATAATGACAGTAGGACAGCACAACATCCAGCGCCTTGGCTCGCAGCGCCTTCTCCAGTGCAGGCAGCGGCAGCCCGGAGACACCATGGAAGCGGATCTTGCCCTGCTCCTTCAGCTTGTCAAGCGCGGCGAACCCCTCCTCGATCTGGCTGAACGGTACAAATTCAATATCATGCAGCAGCAAGATATCCAGATAATCCGTTCCCAGCCTGAATAGACTCTCTTCGACACTGCGAATAATGCGCTGCTCCGAAAAATCGAACTCGTCGGCGCCATAGCGCCCCGCCTTGCTCGAGAGCAGATAGCGATCCCGTGGAAGCTCGGCCAGCGCCTGACCCAGCACCGTCTCCGCCTTCGTCAAGCCATAGTAGGGCGAGACGTCGATCAGATTCACTCCCCTGTCGATCGTCTCATGAACCGTGCGTATGCCCTCCTCGGGGCGAATGTCACGAAACACCGACCCCAATGCAGAGGCGCCATAGCTGAGAATGGATACCTCCAGCCCTGTCTGGCCTAATCTTCTGAACTGCATCCTAGCCACTCCACCTCTCTTAGAGAATGACGCCATCCTTGAATATTGCGATCTCTCGGAAGCCACGCTGCTCATTATGCGTTTTCTGCTCACCGGAGGCAATGCGGATAATCTGCTCGAACAGCTCCTCGCTCGCCTCCTCCATCGTCTGATCCTCGACCAGCGTGCCCGCATTATAATCGATCCAATTTTTCTTGCGTGCAGCCAGCTCACTGTTGGTCGAGATTTTGACAGTCGGCACCGGCCCCCCGAAGGGAGTGCCGCGACCCGTCGTAAACAACACGATATGCGCGCCCGCGGCAGACAGAGCAGTTACGGATACCATGTCATTTCCCGGCGCCTCCAGCAGGTTCAATCCAATCTGATGAACACGCTTGCCATAGCCGACCACATCAACGACCGTCGCATGCCCGCCCTTTTGGGTACAGCCGAGTGATTTTTCCTCCAGTGTCGTAATGCCGCCCTCCTTGTTGCCCGGAGAGGGGTTCTCATAGATTTCCTGATCGTGGCGGATAAAATATTGCTTGAAATCGTTGACCAGATGAACGATCTTGTCGAAGGTCTGCTCATCGGCAGCGCGGTTCATCAAGATCGTCTCCGCGCCGAACATCTCCGGCACCTCAGTCAGTATACTCGTCCCACCCGCTTCAATCAGCTTATCCGACACGGCGCCGACCAGCGGATTGGCGGTGATGCCGGACAGTCCGTCCGATCCGCCGCACTTGAGACCAAGCTTCAGCTTGGATAGCGGCACCGGCTGGCGCTTGAAGCGCTGGGCATAGCTTACCAGCTCCCCGATCAGCTCCAGTCCGCGCTCCAGCTCATCCTCCTCATCCTGCGAACGCATAAACAAGATGCGCTGCGGATCAAATTCGCCGATCGCCTCCTTGAAGGTGTCGATCTGATTGTTCTCGCAGCCTAGCCCAACCACCAGCACGCCCGCAGCATTCGGATGCTGCACGAGGGATGCGAGCAGACTGCGGGTATGCGTCAGGTCATCCCCGAGCTGGGAGCAGCCGAACGGATGAGCAAAATGATGAACGCCATCCACCAGCTCCGGGTACTGCGAGGTTGCCATGCGCGCCAGGCTTTCGCACATTTTGTTAATGCAGCCCACAGTGTTGATAATCCAGATTTCATTGCGGATGCCTACCTCGCCATTATGACGCACATAACCGTTAAAGGTGCGCGCCTGCGACGGATCAACTGCCTTTGGCGCTTGCGGTACACCGGATTGCTCATACTGGTATTCCAGGAAGCCCTTCAGACCCGTCTCCATATTGTGCGTATGCACCCAACAGCCTGGCTCCAGCGGTTGCTTGGCCTTGCCGATTGAATAGCCGAACTTTAAGATGTCCTGACCTTGACTGACCGGACGAAGCAGTATTTTATGCCCCTTGGGCACATCATCCTGAACAACGATTGGCTGGGCTCCCTCCGTGTCCACATGATCCACCAGCACCGTCTGCCCCTTGGAGATCGGCTGCAGAGCGATAATAACATCATCCTTCGGATGAAGGCGTATCCATTTATTCATGACGAGACCGCTCCATTTCTTCTATATAATCACCTAAGCGCTCGGCTAAGCCATTGATCGCGGCCAGCTCCTGCCCCCACACGTCAGTTAATGCCAACAGCCTCTGCGCTGTCTCGGCTGCCGTCTGACCCTGCTTCGCTTCAGCCCACACATGACTTACTGCTGCCAGCGCCTGCTCATCGTCCCGCACCAGATAGGTCTGACCCGTCAGGTCTGTGCCCGCCCAGCCCTCCTCTGTCTTGCGCACCTTGTAGAGCAGCAGCAGCGCAGCGAAGGCCTGAACGATCCGCTCCGGCAGCTTGCCATAGCGGCTATGATAGCCCTGCAGCGATGGCAGCAGCCGCGCCTTGAACTTGCTGATGCTGTTCATGGCGATATCCGCAAGCCGATGCTCGATATACGGATTAAGGAAGCGCTCGAATACCGTCTCGCTATATGCTGCTAGCTCTGCGCTGTCCAGCGGCGTAGCCGGAATAATCTCCTCCTTGGCCGCCTCACGCACGAACGCTCCCCACCGTTCATGCTCCATCACCTCACGCACCTGCCGCAGGCCATGCAGCAGTGCAATCGGCGTCATCAGCGTATGCGAGCCATTGAGCAGCCTGACCTTGCGCTGCTGGTATGGCCTCAGATCATCCACCCAATGCACGTTCAGTCCTGCCTGCTGCAGCGGCAGACGCTCATCAAGCTGCGGCTCGCCCTCGATCGCCCACAGATGATACGGCTCCGCCGTATTCAGCAGCTCATCGCGGTAGCCCCACTGCGCGAACCAGTTCTCCGCCTCCTGAGCCGGATAACCCGTAACGATGCGATCGACGAGCGAGTTGAGGAAACGGTTATGCGCCTCTACCCACTGGATAAAGGCCTCTGGCAAGCCCCAATCGCGACTGAACTGCAGCACGCAGCGCTTCAGTTCATCGCCATTGCGCTCCAGCAGCTCCGTCGGCAGCATGATCAATCCCTTGTCCGCCGCCCCCTCAAAGGCCAGATAGCGCTTATACAGGAAATACGCCAGCTTGCCGGG contains:
- a CDS encoding UxaA family hydrolase encodes the protein MNKWIRLHPKDDVIIALQPISKGQTVLVDHVDTEGAQPIVVQDDVPKGHKILLRPVSQGQDILKFGYSIGKAKQPLEPGCWVHTHNMETGLKGFLEYQYEQSGVPQAPKAVDPSQARTFNGYVRHNGEVGIRNEIWIINTVGCINKMCESLARMATSQYPELVDGVHHFAHPFGCSQLGDDLTHTRSLLASLVQHPNAAGVLVVGLGCENNQIDTFKEAIGEFDPQRILFMRSQDEEDELERGLELIGELVSYAQRFKRQPVPLSKLKLGLKCGGSDGLSGITANPLVGAVSDKLIEAGGTSILTEVPEMFGAETILMNRAADEQTFDKIVHLVNDFKQYFIRHDQEIYENPSPGNKEGGITTLEEKSLGCTQKGGHATVVDVVGYGKRVHQIGLNLLEAPGNDMVSVTALSAAGAHIVLFTTGRGTPFGGPVPTVKISTNSELAARKKNWIDYNAGTLVEDQTMEEASEELFEQIIRIASGEQKTHNEQRGFREIAIFKDGVIL
- a CDS encoding Gfo/Idh/MocA family protein, coding for MSKKLRWGVLGCAGIAKRSVIPGIQGSQTGEVAAIASRDVAKAQETAEQLNIPVAYGSYEELLNDTSIDAVYIPLPNHLHMEWTLRAAQAGKHVLCEKPIALNASEAARMVEACAAAGVHLAEAFMYRHHPRYEVIKNIIASGEIGEVRGLHGTFTFNNAGDSNNVRYRKEWGGGSIYDVGCYPISAARLLLGEEPEAVSVHGLLSPEHDGVDMMASGMLEFSGGVALTFDCGMWADFRNTLEVLGTEGRIEVPTAFIQSPNFFVITKEGKREVEQPALNAYSLQADDFAAAVWKERGPRFDPSDAVANMKVIDACLTSIHERKRIEIR
- a CDS encoding thioredoxin family protein, which gives rise to MSFTLPIGAQAPDFSLPATDGRTYALTDFADASLLVVFFTCNHCPYVVGSNAITRETALKYADRGVRFVGINSNSVNTKPDDSFARMVEVMEEERFPWVYLHDESQSIAKAYGALRTPHFYVFDGERKLVYTGRGVDSPRDTSKMTVNDLDRALAEVLSGSGVSVPMTNPIGCNVKWDGQDEHWMPVEACDLV
- a CDS encoding aldose 1-epimerase, giving the protein MSKLSVEQINYLGEQAVHVSTPQLEAVIVPAWGSNLIELNWRETNTPLLRAPQTREQFLETPALYGTPVLFPPNRIDGGEFEFNGRTYRFPLNESNRGNHIHGVLQDIPWKLHRAEVEGNQAIVETTVDSKEVPSVFEALPHHFTVKLQLIFEGGSVIKRFILDNLDHEPLPWGVGYHTTFNFPISPEGSVERSTFKLLTDRIWELTDRLLPTGELVEIPYAAELNAGMSLSGMPLDTVYQVPEGAECVAVLTDPDAGLQITYSGDSHFGQWVVYNNDAKSGYLCPEPYTWVTNAPHLSLPAELTGFRALAPGGHVAADTRIDVVALAPNKA
- a CDS encoding aldo/keto reductase, with product MQFRRLGQTGLEVSILSYGASALGSVFRDIRPEEGIRTVHETIDRGVNLIDVSPYYGLTKAETVLGQALAELPRDRYLLSSKAGRYGADEFDFSEQRIIRSVEESLFRLGTDYLDILLLHDIEFVPFSQIEEGFAALDKLKEQGKIRFHGVSGLPLPALEKALRAKALDVVLSYCHYSLNDNTLLGLLPFIKQRGTGLINASPLSMGLLGTRGTADWHPAAEEIKAVCKRAALFCEQQGTPIAKLAVQYSTSRPDIPTTLVSTANPDNMMQNIQWLEEPLDEQLLCAVMEILAPVHNRTWSSGLREYNEELQL
- a CDS encoding zinc-binding alcohol dehydrogenase family protein produces the protein MKQIVCEQPDQLVMREAAEPQLAEGQAIVRIRRIGICGTDLHAYKGNQPFFTYPRVLGHELAGEVEAVHPSVTEVRAGDRVTVIPYMECGQCIACRSGKTNCCTHMQVLGVHRDGGMSERIAVPASHLVVVNQLTLDQAAMLEPLSIGAHAVRRSGLQAGDTVLVIGAGPIGLGVMALAKHRGARVIAMDIQEERLAYCRRWAGAEETVHALHNPKERLEHLTGGDYPLIVFDATGHAQSMMQALHYVAHGGTLVYVGLVKGEITFSDPEFHKRELTMMGSRNATREDFELVVQAVESGRIDVDSFITHRAALDDMISEFAGWLRPEASVIKAVVEL
- a CDS encoding tagaturonate reductase is translated as MQANQTLLSKENLSPQEQEQYTAVQHSPITILQIGEGNFLRGFVDWMIAQCRAKGLYQGAIAVTQPRPSGKAKIEKLNTQDQLYTLVIRGLEKGERVEERQVMNVFASAFDPYSQWEKLLELAERPELEFVVSNTTEAGLSYKPEELCEGQPIQSFPGKLAYFLYKRYLAFEGAADKGLIMLPTELLERNGDELKRCVLQFSRDWGLPEAFIQWVEAHNRFLNSLVDRIVTGYPAQEAENWFAQWGYRDELLNTAEPYHLWAIEGEPQLDERLPLQQAGLNVHWVDDLRPYQQRKVRLLNGSHTLMTPIALLHGLRQVREVMEHERWGAFVREAAKEEIIPATPLDSAELAAYSETVFERFLNPYIEHRLADIAMNSISKFKARLLPSLQGYHSRYGKLPERIVQAFAALLLLYKVRKTEEGWAGTDLTGQTYLVRDDEQALAAVSHVWAEAKQGQTAAETAQRLLALTDVWGQELAAINGLAERLGDYIEEMERSRHE
- a CDS encoding 3-dehydroquinate dehydratase codes for the protein MRTMISFQNKKIPVYITESNKKTLDKLAQTLNRKWETGKNALKNCLRSLISVEIVGSEATLHAINEKDTLTISLY
- a CDS encoding sugar phosphate isomerase/epimerase family protein, coding for MIKGLTRSGIGMSASLEQFVRQAAAHGFGAVDSSGAELEGWAQQTGLATAQELLQSLNMRIGAIALPVEWRQDEATFRSQLAALAQAAQWAESFGVKACCTYVLPSTDEKAAHFAVVATRRLRICADILDGYGISLGLEFVGPHHLRTHWANPFLWTMAETLDWIGAIGRPNVGLLLDAYHWYTNEGTERELLELNPAQIVHVHLNDAKPVPVTEALDNDRIYPGEGVIDLPLFLRSLQTIGYRGVVSQEILTPQPPAQSEAELLARSQAAFDSVFKAAGLQ